AGTCTCTAAGATGCGGATCCTTTTGTTCAGAGGAGGCTTAAAGTTTTCTCCGCTTTGCACCTTGTCCAGGATACATCCTTCTAAGAAGAATTCCCGAATATCATCCAAAGACATTCCGATCTCTTTCAATGTCTTGATGCCTTTTAGATGCCGGACTTCCTTCTCCGAATATTTGCGATCCTTTCCATGAATTCTTTCCGGTTTGGAAAGAATGCCCATCTTTTCGTAATAGCGAAGCGTATGAGGGGTGAAACTTGTAATCTCAGAAATCTCGGATATGCTTAGAAACTTGCTCACTGAAATTCTCCGGGGATCTTTTCAGATCCTTTAGGTCAGACTCACTTAGAGTTAGCTCTAAGTCTAAATTAATCTTAAAAATCGGGAAAATTTCGATCGGTTATTATTGAATATACGTTTATCAGGAGAGAATCTGTATCTAATCGAAAGGAATAGCTTCGAGCCCGCGCTGCATGCGTTGGTCATTATAAATCTGATGACGATAAAACTGAGGCGACATGGCCGAATCTAAATGGAACTTCTCTCTAAATTCAGTCAGGGCCTGATCCGAATTATCGAGTGAGTCTGTAACATTGAAACCGAATTGCGTTAGTAATTCCTGATTTTTATCTAAGTCTTCTGAAATGGATCGAGACAAAAGATAATCAGCAAGACGAACGGCAATAATCCTGTATTGCCCTTCTAAGTCCAATTCAACTATCGGGGCATCTACGAGTTTTATGTTAGAAGGTCCGATCCAAAGTCCGATAAATCCATCTTCGTCTTTTCCAATCCAATAGATCAGTCGATTCGTTTCGCTCATGGCAAAAGCGTTGGCCATAATATCCATGTTCTGACGGTCGTCTTCATTTAAATAGCTCGCATCCGACGGATCTTGCCAAGTCAGATCGTTACATTTTTCAAAGCCTATGTCTGTCAGGAACTGAGCCAAAACCCCGACTGCATTATTAAGAATTTGTAATTCTATTGAAGCATCTTGGTCCATGATGAATGCCTAAATAAATAACACCCCCGCTTGCTCCGAGTTGACTCAATTTTTTTTCGATTCGAATATTTACCTGCAGAGCAAAATCAGATAGAGTCTATCTGATTCATTTGTTTAAAGTACAA
Above is a window of Leptospira semungkisensis DNA encoding:
- a CDS encoding MerR family transcriptional regulator, with translation MSKFLSISEISEITSFTPHTLRYYEKMGILSKPERIHGKDRKYSEKEVRHLKGIKTLKEIGMSLDDIREFFLEGCILDKVQSGENFKPPLNKRIRILETHLGNLDQKKKDLEAMIRLTKAKLKEYETLLGTE